From a single Aggregatilinea lenta genomic region:
- a CDS encoding ArnT family glycosyltransferase, translated as MSTPQRQRIQQLAPVIGLLLVMFFLRTHNILVQNPYVDEGFHIKRAGVVWTFDQNPGRISHGKLLLYYWLGLFETGPETALAASRLGMAIYALITGSTIYLLGRLLYKHTAGVIALGLYAVLPLALFYERMAMADPLVAGLAAIIAWRSLVFVKRPDTRHGVELGVLLAMATLGKLTMGLMPLLPGLAALIYTPWHRADLGQQITGFVKRYAPPLIVAALVVGLIWAPLAIPAYLARNSDNPFLLVDSFNVRSSADEPVSPVEYFEETLPLIEQVTTRALLVALAVAACYQIAVAFWNRRLFRSGLFMVSWFLLIFALTLVGARLSTLRYIMPLGVPAVIMFGGTVASLSTLGPRPLRWVIRVALAVGIVAWLVTFAAPFARADLTNPDDLDFSGTNWTEYQSGYLIADDAVRDAAAALNAIEPHPKPFYATWWLCHLMYFYADDAATCLDYSQPLKDLEPALQSLPPGNSAYVAMAGYQPFLNRVDGLCSEQIGQYDRVRIRNPLWDVSLWRVWWGDNC; from the coding sequence ATGAGCACACCTCAACGGCAGCGCATCCAGCAGCTTGCGCCGGTGATCGGCCTGCTGCTGGTCATGTTTTTCCTGCGCACGCATAACATTCTGGTTCAGAACCCATACGTGGATGAAGGCTTCCACATCAAGCGGGCGGGCGTCGTCTGGACCTTCGATCAGAATCCGGGCCGGATTTCGCACGGCAAGCTGTTGCTCTACTACTGGCTGGGACTGTTCGAAACCGGGCCGGAGACCGCGCTGGCGGCGTCGCGCCTGGGTATGGCGATCTATGCGTTGATTACCGGCTCGACGATCTACCTGTTGGGCCGCCTGCTGTACAAACACACGGCGGGCGTGATCGCGCTTGGCCTGTACGCCGTGCTGCCGCTGGCGTTGTTCTACGAGCGTATGGCGATGGCCGATCCGCTCGTCGCGGGGCTGGCGGCGATCATCGCGTGGCGCAGCCTCGTCTTCGTCAAGCGCCCCGATACCCGGCACGGCGTGGAACTGGGTGTGCTGCTGGCGATGGCGACACTCGGCAAGTTGACGATGGGCCTGATGCCGCTGCTGCCCGGACTCGCCGCCCTGATCTATACGCCCTGGCATCGCGCGGACCTGGGACAGCAGATCACCGGCTTCGTGAAGCGCTACGCGCCGCCGCTGATCGTCGCGGCGCTGGTGGTCGGCCTGATCTGGGCACCGCTCGCCATCCCCGCCTATCTGGCGCGCAACAGCGACAACCCGTTCCTGCTGGTCGACTCGTTCAACGTGCGTTCCTCCGCCGACGAACCCGTCTCCCCGGTCGAGTACTTTGAGGAGACGCTGCCGCTGATCGAGCAGGTGACGACGCGCGCCCTGCTGGTGGCGCTGGCTGTTGCGGCCTGCTACCAGATCGCTGTCGCTTTTTGGAACCGCCGCCTCTTCCGCAGCGGGCTGTTCATGGTGAGCTGGTTCCTGCTCATCTTCGCGCTGACGCTGGTTGGCGCGCGCCTGAGCACGCTGCGCTATATCATGCCGCTCGGCGTGCCCGCCGTGATCATGTTTGGCGGGACGGTCGCCAGTCTGTCCACGCTCGGTCCGCGCCCGCTGCGCTGGGTGATACGGGTGGCATTGGCGGTTGGCATCGTGGCGTGGCTGGTCACCTTCGCGGCGCCGTTCGCGCGCGCAGACCTGACCAACCCGGACGATCTGGACTTTTCCGGCACGAACTGGACCGAGTACCAGAGCGGCTACCTGATCGCGGACGACGCCGTACGGGATGCCGCCGCCGCGCTGAACGCTATCGAGCCGCACCCCAAGCCATTCTACGCGACGTGGTGGCTGTGCCACCTGATGTACTTCTACGCTGACGATGCGGCCACCTGCCTGGATTACAGCCAGCCGCTTAAGGACCTGGAACCTGCGCTGCAAAGCCTGCCGCCGGGGAACAGCGCTTACGTCGCGATGGCGGGCTACCAGCCGTTCCTGAACCGGGTCGACGGGTTGTGCTCGGAGCAAATCGGCCAGTACGACCGCGTGCGCATTCGCAACCCGCTGTGGGACGTCTCGTTGTGGCGCGTGTGGTGGGGCGACAACTGCTAG
- a CDS encoding pilus assembly protein encodes MLYFPREEGQGLVEYALILVLVAVVVIVILVLLGPVIGNVFSEIISGL; translated from the coding sequence ATGTTGTATTTCCCGCGTGAAGAAGGTCAAGGCCTGGTAGAGTACGCACTCATTCTGGTCCTGGTCGCCGTCGTCGTGATCGTTATCCTCGTCCTGCTTGGCCCGGTCATCGGTAACGTCTTCTCGGAAATCATCAGCGGTCTGTAA
- a CDS encoding TetR/AcrR family transcriptional regulator, whose product MARKPADQTVHVDEILHAAASIFHRKGYQGATMADIAAEVSLTAGSLYHYFPSKEDLLMAVLDAGLSQITGEVQAVLDSSAPPADKLRDIITIHILSEINNIHIATAVIFESRALLEVPGVREQYIRQRDTLERLYRDVIEAGIAAGDFRAVDVGIFVKTLFGALNWVNVWYREGGRLSGAEIAGEIAETFLRALAPAGEQ is encoded by the coding sequence ATGGCCCGCAAACCTGCCGACCAGACCGTGCACGTGGACGAGATCCTGCATGCCGCGGCGAGTATCTTTCACCGCAAGGGCTACCAGGGCGCGACGATGGCCGACATCGCCGCCGAGGTCAGCCTGACAGCAGGCAGCCTCTACCACTATTTCCCCAGCAAAGAAGACCTGCTCATGGCCGTGCTCGACGCCGGGCTGAGCCAGATCACCGGCGAGGTGCAGGCCGTGCTCGACAGCAGCGCGCCCCCGGCGGATAAGCTGCGCGACATCATCACCATTCACATCCTGAGCGAAATCAACAACATTCACATCGCTACGGCGGTCATCTTCGAAAGCCGTGCATTGTTGGAAGTCCCCGGCGTGCGCGAGCAGTACATCCGCCAGCGCGACACACTCGAACGCCTCTACCGCGACGTGATCGAGGCGGGCATCGCGGCGGGCGACTTCCGTGCGGTGGACGTAGGCATCTTCGTGAAGACGCTGTTCGGCGCGCTGAACTGGGTCAACGTGTGGTACCGCGAAGGCGGGCGGCTGTCCGGTGCCGAGATCGCCGGAGAGATCGCGGAGACGTTCCTGCGCGCGCTGGCCCCGGCGGGCGAGCAGTAG
- a CDS encoding acyl-CoA dehydrogenase family protein, with translation MISFTPTDEQTMLIDTIRRYSANDVRPVAHEADECGDLPDVLLRTGWEIGILPGSIPESMGGFGEEASAVTGVLAYEELAYGDLALALRLMSPALAAIPLVLDGTDEQRDHLLPLFLDETPPRVTAAIVEPGMFFSPGRPRTTAARQNGHYVLNGAKAAVPLAEGAEWLLVYAWNDGENRVDAFIVQGDAEGVQVGARDKLMGVRALPTYPVTLNGVCVGADCRLGGEAGIQFSRLMARSQVALAAMAVGVMRAALDYAIDYAKEREQFGAAIATKQAIAFMLAECAIEVDATRLMVWEAAWKLDQGQDASKEAYLAKRYADKAALMVADSAVQTLGGHGYIREHPVERWLRNARGFASFDGLAMV, from the coding sequence ATGATCAGTTTCACCCCCACTGACGAACAAACGATGCTGATCGACACAATCCGCCGCTACAGCGCCAACGACGTGCGTCCCGTGGCGCACGAGGCGGACGAATGCGGCGATCTGCCGGACGTGCTGCTGCGTACCGGCTGGGAGATCGGCATCCTGCCGGGCAGCATCCCCGAATCGATGGGCGGGTTCGGCGAGGAGGCCAGTGCCGTCACCGGAGTGCTGGCCTACGAGGAGCTGGCCTACGGCGATCTGGCGCTGGCGCTGCGGCTGATGTCGCCCGCGTTGGCTGCGATCCCGCTGGTGCTGGACGGCACGGACGAACAGCGCGATCACCTGCTGCCGCTGTTCCTGGACGAGACGCCGCCACGTGTTACCGCTGCGATCGTCGAGCCGGGCATGTTCTTCAGTCCCGGCAGGCCCCGCACGACCGCCGCGCGCCAGAATGGGCACTACGTCTTGAACGGGGCGAAGGCCGCCGTACCGCTGGCCGAGGGCGCGGAGTGGCTGCTGGTTTACGCCTGGAACGACGGTGAGAATCGCGTGGATGCCTTCATCGTCCAGGGCGACGCGGAAGGCGTGCAGGTCGGCGCGCGCGACAAGCTGATGGGCGTGCGCGCCCTGCCCACCTACCCCGTGACACTGAACGGTGTATGCGTCGGCGCGGACTGCCGCCTGGGCGGCGAGGCGGGCATCCAGTTCTCGCGGCTGATGGCGCGCAGCCAGGTCGCCCTGGCCGCGATGGCGGTCGGCGTGATGCGCGCCGCCCTGGATTACGCGATCGACTACGCCAAGGAACGCGAGCAGTTCGGCGCGGCGATTGCCACCAAGCAGGCGATCGCGTTCATGCTGGCCGAATGCGCCATCGAGGTGGATGCGACCCGGCTGATGGTCTGGGAAGCCGCATGGAAGCTCGACCAGGGACAGGACGCCAGCAAGGAAGCCTATCTGGCGAAGCGCTACGCGGACAAAGCGGCATTGATGGTCGCCGACAGCGCCGTGCAGACGCTGGGCGGGCACGGCTACATCCGCGAGCACCCGGTCGAGCGCTGGCTGCGTAACGCGCGCGGCTTCGCCTCGTTCGACGGCCTGGCGATGGTTTAA
- a CDS encoding acyl-CoA dehydrogenase family protein, giving the protein MTISFELPERIAQELPMIEAVAENIMRPESRALDEREHERPNTFINMMWPVVRDQQKRALDKLAARAEGGEAQKRSGPGINNLRMTLTVEMLSWGDVGQYLCLPMSLLAGAAIEAVGTPEQKERFLRRFAEGDDPVWGAMAMTEPGAGSDTSAIRTTATLDPGTNEWVLNGEKIFCTNGKLALDESNGIVVVWATVDRSAGRAGMKPFVVEAGTPGVTVEKVEIKHGIRASDTASIVLKDARIPYDNILGSAEVVRPDKRSTQGFKGAMATFDASRPLIAASAIGVGRAALEFVKAELAEAGIEIPYNTPYHELSAIQADVLEMEMQLKAAWLLTLRAASLLDHGERNSLEASMAKTKAGKAVTWITQKAVEILGPMGYSREWLVEKWMRDAKINDIYEGTGQINTLIVARRILGYSSKELR; this is encoded by the coding sequence ATGACGATCAGCTTTGAACTGCCCGAACGGATCGCCCAGGAACTGCCGATGATCGAGGCCGTGGCGGAAAACATCATGCGCCCCGAGTCGCGCGCCCTGGACGAGCGGGAGCACGAACGGCCCAACACGTTTATCAACATGATGTGGCCTGTAGTGCGCGACCAGCAGAAACGCGCGCTGGACAAGCTCGCCGCCCGCGCCGAAGGCGGCGAGGCGCAGAAGCGAAGTGGGCCAGGAATCAACAACCTGCGCATGACGCTCACCGTCGAGATGCTCAGTTGGGGCGACGTGGGCCAATACCTGTGCCTGCCGATGTCGCTGCTGGCGGGCGCGGCCATCGAGGCGGTCGGCACACCGGAACAAAAAGAGCGCTTCTTGCGGCGCTTTGCCGAGGGCGACGATCCGGTGTGGGGCGCGATGGCGATGACCGAGCCGGGCGCAGGGTCGGACACGTCCGCGATCCGCACCACCGCGACGCTCGATCCCGGCACGAACGAGTGGGTGCTCAACGGCGAGAAGATCTTCTGCACCAACGGCAAGCTGGCCCTGGACGAGTCGAACGGGATCGTGGTGGTGTGGGCCACCGTGGACCGCTCCGCCGGGCGTGCGGGCATGAAGCCGTTCGTGGTGGAAGCAGGCACGCCGGGTGTCACGGTGGAAAAAGTCGAGATCAAGCACGGCATCCGCGCCAGCGACACCGCCAGCATCGTGCTCAAGGACGCGCGCATCCCCTACGACAACATCCTGGGGTCGGCAGAGGTCGTGCGGCCCGACAAGCGCAGCACGCAGGGCTTCAAGGGCGCGATGGCGACCTTCGACGCCAGCCGCCCCTTGATCGCCGCGAGCGCGATCGGCGTGGGGCGCGCCGCGCTGGAGTTCGTCAAGGCGGAATTGGCCGAGGCGGGCATCGAGATCCCGTATAACACGCCCTACCACGAGTTGAGCGCGATCCAGGCGGACGTGCTCGAAATGGAGATGCAGCTCAAGGCGGCGTGGCTGCTGACGCTGCGCGCGGCCAGCCTGCTCGATCATGGCGAGCGCAACAGCCTGGAAGCGTCGATGGCGAAGACGAAGGCGGGCAAGGCCGTGACGTGGATCACGCAGAAGGCCGTCGAGATCCTGGGGCCGATGGGCTACAGCCGCGAGTGGCTGGTCGAGAAGTGGATGCGCGACGCGAAGATCAACGACATCTACGAGGGCACGGGCCAGATCAACACGCTGATCGTCGCACGCCGCATCCTGGGCTACAGCAGCAAGGAATTGCGGTAG
- the prxU gene encoding thioredoxin-dependent peroxiredoxin (Most members of this family contain a selenocysteine.) — MADIKTSCLHPARGPIKPPAEQPDSAEQPFAEEENQMIARVGKPAPDFEANAYHQGSFKTLKLSDYAGHWVVLCFYPGDFTFVCPTEITAVASRYDELQDLDVQVLSVSTDSHFSHKIWQDEELSKMVPGGVPFPMLADSGGRIGSVFGVYDDEAGVDIRGRFIIDPDGVIQAMEVMTPSVGRNVNELIRQIKGFQYTRATGEVLPAGWQPGQPTLKPGIDLAGKVWQVWTPEQFLQKA; from the coding sequence GTGGCCGACATCAAAACCTCGTGCTTGCACCCAGCGCGCGGACCGATCAAACCCCCGGCGGAGCAGCCGGATTCTGCGGAACAACCTTTTGCTGAGGAGGAGAATCAAATGATCGCTCGTGTAGGCAAGCCTGCCCCCGATTTTGAAGCCAACGCGTATCACCAGGGCAGCTTCAAGACGTTGAAACTTTCCGACTATGCCGGGCATTGGGTCGTGCTGTGCTTCTACCCCGGCGACTTCACCTTCGTGTGCCCGACCGAGATCACGGCGGTCGCCAGCCGCTACGACGAGCTGCAAGACCTGGACGTCCAGGTGCTGTCGGTCAGCACGGACAGCCACTTCAGCCACAAGATCTGGCAGGACGAAGAATTGAGCAAGATGGTTCCCGGCGGCGTGCCGTTCCCCATGCTCGCGGACTCCGGTGGCCGGATCGGCAGCGTCTTCGGCGTATACGACGACGAGGCCGGTGTGGATATCCGTGGCCGCTTCATCATCGACCCGGACGGCGTGATCCAGGCGATGGAAGTCATGACGCCGAGCGTGGGCCGCAACGTCAACGAGCTGATCCGCCAGATCAAGGGCTTCCAGTACACGCGCGCGACGGGTGAAGTTCTGCCCGCCGGATGGCAGCCCGGCCAGCCGACGCTCAAGCCCGGCATCGACCTCGCGGGCAAGGTCTGGCAAGTCTGGACACCGGAGCAGTTCCTCCAAAAGGCGTAA
- a CDS encoding muconolactone Delta-isomerase family protein: MKILAIEHEIPGVPGEAFTAPLSKAEAARAWALHQEGVIRELYFRTDRHEAVLVLECADADEARAVLGTLPLVQAGLIAFEVIPLVAYPGFARLFAGEQGTGTGE, translated from the coding sequence ATGAAAATTCTGGCGATTGAGCATGAGATTCCCGGCGTGCCGGGCGAGGCATTCACCGCACCGCTTAGTAAGGCGGAGGCGGCGCGGGCCTGGGCGCTGCATCAGGAGGGCGTGATCCGCGAGTTGTATTTCCGCACGGACCGGCACGAGGCGGTGCTGGTGCTGGAATGCGCGGACGCGGACGAGGCGCGCGCCGTGCTGGGCACGCTGCCGCTGGTGCAGGCCGGGCTGATCGCGTTCGAGGTGATCCCGCTGGTGGCCTATCCGGGCTTCGCGCGGCTGTTTGCGGGAGAGCAGGGAACAGGGACCGGGGAATAG
- a CDS encoding class I SAM-dependent methyltransferase — protein sequence MAQHHKRDPSGWDALARWYDGWVGAHGSEHHRRLAIPATLDLLDLAPDDHLLDIGAGQGVFAPYVLRTGARYTGVEISPRLLSLAQQRGLSHARFVRGDARRLADIPALEAASFDAAAFLLSIQDMNPLEAVLRSAAWALRDGGRLVILMTHPCFRVPRQSGWGHDEARNLQFRRVDSYLSTLEVPMKAYGKQRAGTTISFHRPLSRYINALAACGLLIDALEEITTYESGNSKAERRANAEFPLFVGLRARKFMPGESP from the coding sequence ATGGCACAACATCACAAACGCGATCCGTCCGGCTGGGACGCCCTGGCCCGCTGGTACGATGGTTGGGTTGGCGCGCACGGCAGCGAGCACCACCGCCGCCTGGCGATCCCGGCCACGCTCGATCTCCTGGATCTCGCCCCCGACGATCACCTGCTCGACATCGGTGCCGGGCAGGGTGTCTTCGCGCCGTACGTGCTGCGTACCGGCGCGCGTTATACGGGCGTCGAGATCAGCCCGCGCCTGCTGTCGCTCGCCCAACAGCGCGGCCTGTCCCATGCGCGTTTCGTGCGTGGCGACGCGCGGCGGCTGGCGGACATCCCCGCGCTGGAAGCGGCCAGCTTCGACGCGGCGGCGTTCCTGCTCAGCATTCAGGACATGAACCCGCTGGAGGCGGTGCTGCGCTCGGCGGCGTGGGCGCTGCGGGACGGCGGGCGGTTGGTGATCCTGATGACGCATCCGTGCTTCCGCGTGCCGCGCCAGAGCGGATGGGGCCACGACGAGGCGCGCAACCTGCAATTCCGCCGCGTGGATAGCTACCTGAGCACGCTCGAAGTGCCCATGAAAGCCTATGGCAAGCAGCGCGCCGGAACCACGATCAGCTTCCACCGCCCGCTCAGCCGCTACATCAACGCGCTGGCGGCGTGCGGCCTGCTGATCGACGCGCTGGAAGAGATCACGACCTATGAGTCCGGCAACAGCAAGGCCGAGCGCCGCGCCAACGCGGAATTCCCGCTGTTCGTCGGCCTGCGCGCCCGCAAATTCATGCCGGGCGAGTCGCCGTAA
- a CDS encoding ThuA domain-containing protein, whose amino-acid sequence MALKTAVITGGHHLDVPAFYRMCRALPGVDAYVQHLADFVASPPEVRQAYAVLVFYTHLKGELNPDELGLAPGRRDTVRSVLDSLGSRAQGIVVLHHSLLAFPGWDVWDAVVGMADRTLTDYTHGQPVPYHVADAEHPICAGLPDDWTMTDETYLMPDAAGDNHILLTTDHPRSMRTLAWTRLHRESRVFCLQGGDDPRAWDDPHYRTLLVQGIRWCGRKDSF is encoded by the coding sequence ATGGCGCTAAAAACGGCTGTGATCACCGGTGGGCATCACCTCGACGTGCCTGCCTTTTACCGGATGTGCCGGGCGCTGCCGGGTGTGGACGCCTACGTGCAGCACCTGGCGGACTTCGTCGCGTCGCCGCCGGAAGTCCGGCAGGCGTATGCTGTGCTGGTGTTTTACACGCATCTGAAAGGCGAGCTGAATCCCGACGAGCTGGGACTCGCGCCGGGGCGGCGGGACACGGTCCGCTCGGTGTTGGACTCGCTGGGATCGCGGGCGCAGGGCATCGTCGTGCTGCACCACAGTTTGCTGGCGTTTCCCGGTTGGGACGTGTGGGATGCGGTGGTGGGTATGGCCGACCGGACGCTGACGGATTATACGCACGGCCAGCCGGTCCCGTACCACGTCGCGGACGCCGAGCACCCGATCTGCGCCGGTCTGCCCGACGACTGGACGATGACCGACGAAACGTACCTGATGCCCGATGCCGCCGGAGACAATCACATTCTGCTGACGACCGATCACCCGCGCAGCATGCGGACGCTCGCCTGGACGCGCCTGCACCGCGAGAGCCGCGTGTTCTGCCTGCAGGGCGGCGACGATCCGCGCGCGTGGGACGATCCGCATTACCGCACGCTGCTGGTGCAGGGCATCCGCTGGTGCGGGCGAAAAGACAGTTTTTAG
- a CDS encoding heme-binding domain-containing protein: MSVRSLFRLPTHPDRRWWTRTLLIDAGIVLVVLGAIQLVPIKRDNPPVVREPNWDSTDTRDLVVQACYDCHSSETEWPWYAHVAPVSWVLRYDVTEGREALDFSDWDRQLAMEPDPDEPFAPDPLDQRIEDEIRSGSMPPTTYRLLHEEARLTDAEKDALIEGLRQTIAQSSEAGE, from the coding sequence GTGTCCGTGCGCTCGCTGTTCCGCCTCCCCACCCATCCCGACCGCCGCTGGTGGACCCGCACGCTGCTGATCGACGCCGGGATCGTGCTGGTCGTGCTGGGCGCGATTCAGCTCGTGCCGATCAAGCGCGACAATCCGCCTGTGGTGCGCGAGCCAAATTGGGACAGCACCGATACGCGCGATCTGGTCGTGCAGGCGTGTTACGACTGCCACAGCAGCGAAACGGAGTGGCCGTGGTATGCGCACGTCGCGCCCGTCTCGTGGGTGCTGCGCTACGACGTGACGGAAGGCCGCGAAGCGCTGGACTTCTCCGACTGGGATCGCCAACTGGCGATGGAGCCGGACCCCGACGAGCCGTTCGCGCCGGACCCGCTCGACCAGCGCATTGAAGACGAGATCCGCTCCGGCAGCATGCCGCCCACCACCTACCGCCTGCTCCACGAGGAAGCGCGTCTTACCGACGCCGAAAAAGATGCGCTGATCGAGGGCCTGCGCCAGACCATCGCGCAGAGTTCGGAAGCGGGCGAATAG
- a CDS encoding DUF4919 domain-containing protein yields MSFHDLLADAQQHPDGADYHSLRMAYARSPEYAPYTHDLEGVERLRDALQSGDLEAALLAVGRLLAFNYLDIEAHMAADYVYTMQGDTERSAYHRTFARGLIDAIKDTGDGRSPATAYIVLNIPEEYTFMRLTGFTHGKQSIVVHEGEEFDAFDVEDPEGHTSQIFFNIELPRRWFDANMPDPHNSGG; encoded by the coding sequence ATGTCATTTCATGACCTGCTCGCCGATGCGCAGCAGCACCCCGACGGGGCGGATTATCACTCGTTGCGGATGGCATACGCACGCTCGCCGGAGTACGCCCCCTACACGCACGACCTCGAGGGTGTGGAGCGCCTGCGCGACGCGCTGCAAAGCGGCGATCTTGAAGCAGCACTGCTGGCGGTGGGCCGCCTGCTCGCGTTCAACTACCTTGACATCGAGGCGCACATGGCGGCGGACTACGTCTACACCATGCAGGGTGACACGGAACGCTCCGCCTATCACCGCACCTTCGCGCGCGGACTGATCGACGCCATTAAAGACACCGGCGATGGGCGCAGCCCGGCCACGGCGTACATCGTGCTGAACATCCCCGAGGAATATACCTTTATGCGCCTGACCGGCTTCACGCACGGCAAGCAAAGCATCGTGGTGCACGAGGGTGAGGAGTTCGACGCGTTCGACGTGGAAGACCCCGAAGGCCACACCAGCCAGATCTTCTTCAACATCGAGCTGCCCCGCCGGTGGTTCGACGCCAACATGCCCGACCCGCACAATTCGGGCGGCTGA
- a CDS encoding cupin domain-containing protein, whose protein sequence is MLTINLNDLQLRSLYAENTPDMRCRATFPFFGALGTEDSAAVYFELDPSHQLGAHTDSAEETWLILQGTVEAVVGDEQIRLTQGEMAIVPRMVLHNVRNVGNDVVKVLGFFSDPNNVATFEDRWMPDGTNVVDTAMIPVPSAQMS, encoded by the coding sequence ATGCTCACCATCAATCTCAACGACCTCCAACTGCGTTCGCTGTATGCCGAGAACACGCCTGATATGCGCTGCCGCGCGACCTTCCCGTTCTTCGGGGCACTGGGCACCGAAGACTCCGCCGCCGTGTACTTCGAACTCGATCCGAGCCACCAGCTTGGCGCGCACACCGACAGCGCCGAGGAAACCTGGCTGATCCTGCAGGGCACGGTCGAGGCCGTGGTCGGGGACGAGCAGATCCGGCTGACGCAGGGCGAAATGGCGATCGTGCCACGTATGGTCCTGCACAATGTGCGCAACGTCGGGAACGATGTGGTCAAGGTGCTGGGCTTCTTCTCCGACCCGAACAACGTGGCGACGTTCGAGGACCGGTGGATGCCCGACGGCACCAACGTCGTGGACACCGCCATGATCCCCGTGCCCTCGGCGCAGATGTCGTAG
- a CDS encoding TetR/AcrR family transcriptional regulator, giving the protein MPRTYQSRRRAESATQTRNAIVDAAVKLHGLGITTLAAVAEEAGVSLPTVNKYFPTREALFGACTHRMSEMLDVRTPESFETIDPPGKRLRAVVEHVFGLHEFTFGQSWTGYTLEAESQIFQATLRGYEATCNMLAGVILKMWPDPSGPDDAATGFVRGLMGPLTYRALRLQGQLSVEQAVEQVTITLAARLKIDLPDPD; this is encoded by the coding sequence ATGCCACGCACCTATCAATCTCGCCGCCGGGCCGAAAGCGCCACGCAAACACGGAACGCTATCGTGGACGCGGCGGTCAAGCTGCACGGCCTGGGAATCACGACACTCGCCGCCGTAGCCGAAGAAGCAGGCGTCTCACTGCCGACCGTGAACAAGTACTTCCCCACGCGGGAAGCCCTGTTCGGGGCGTGCACCCACCGCATGAGCGAAATGCTCGACGTGCGGACGCCGGAGTCGTTCGAGACAATCGACCCCCCCGGCAAGCGGCTGCGGGCGGTGGTGGAGCACGTCTTCGGGCTGCACGAGTTCACATTCGGCCAATCCTGGACGGGCTACACGCTCGAAGCCGAGTCGCAGATTTTCCAGGCGACCCTACGCGGCTATGAGGCAACCTGTAACATGCTGGCGGGCGTCATCCTGAAGATGTGGCCGGATCCCTCTGGTCCCGACGACGCTGCCACCGGGTTCGTACGGGGCCTGATGGGGCCGCTGACCTACCGGGCGCTGCGCCTCCAGGGGCAGTTGAGCGTCGAGCAGGCCGTGGAGCAGGTGACGATCACGCTGGCCGCGAGGCTAAAGATCGACCTGCCGGACCCTGATTAA